A single region of the Streptomyces sp. ITFR-16 genome encodes:
- a CDS encoding acyl-CoA dehydrogenase family protein produces the protein MTRLARTAGLSDVQQEILSTIRDFVDKEIIPVATQLEHRDEYPTEIVEGLKELGLFGLMIPEEYGGLGESLLTYALCVEEIARGWMSVSGIINTHFIVAYMLKQHGTQEQKDTFLPRMALGEVRGAFSMSEPALGSDVSAISSKGVRDGDEYVLNGQKMWLTNGGTSSLVAVLCRSDEGHPEGTPPHKSMTTFLVEKEPGFGEVRPGLTVPGKIDKMGYKGVDTTELIMDGLRIPANRVLGGTTGRGFYQMMDGVEVGRVNVAARGCGVAQRAFELGVSYAQQRHTFGKPIAQHQAIQFKLAEMATKVEAAHAMMVNAARKKDSGERNDLEAGMAKYLASEYCKEVVEDAFRIHGGYGFSKEYEIERLYREAPMLLIGEGTAEIQKMIIGRRLLEEYRFQG, from the coding sequence ATGACGCGACTCGCCCGGACGGCCGGTCTCAGCGACGTCCAGCAGGAAATCCTCTCCACGATCCGGGATTTCGTCGACAAGGAGATCATTCCGGTCGCGACCCAGCTGGAGCACCGCGACGAGTACCCCACCGAGATCGTCGAGGGCCTCAAGGAACTCGGCCTGTTCGGGCTGATGATTCCCGAGGAGTACGGCGGCCTGGGTGAGTCGCTTCTCACATACGCGCTGTGCGTGGAGGAAATCGCCCGCGGCTGGATGAGCGTGTCGGGAATCATCAACACGCATTTCATCGTGGCGTACATGCTCAAGCAGCACGGCACCCAGGAGCAGAAGGACACCTTCCTGCCCCGGATGGCACTGGGCGAGGTGCGCGGCGCGTTCTCGATGTCCGAGCCGGCGCTCGGCTCGGACGTCTCGGCGATCAGCTCCAAGGGCGTCAGGGACGGCGACGAGTACGTCCTGAACGGCCAGAAGATGTGGCTGACGAACGGCGGCACGTCCTCGCTCGTCGCCGTGCTGTGCCGGAGTGACGAAGGACACCCCGAGGGCACGCCCCCGCACAAGTCGATGACCACGTTCCTGGTCGAGAAGGAGCCCGGCTTCGGCGAAGTGCGCCCCGGCCTCACCGTCCCGGGGAAGATCGACAAGATGGGCTACAAGGGGGTCGACACCACCGAGCTCATCATGGACGGACTACGCATTCCGGCCAATCGTGTACTCGGCGGCACCACGGGCCGAGGGTTTTACCAAATGATGGACGGAGTCGAGGTCGGCCGGGTCAATGTCGCCGCGCGTGGCTGCGGCGTCGCACAGCGTGCATTCGAACTGGGCGTTTCCTACGCACAGCAGCGCCACACCTTCGGAAAGCCGATCGCCCAGCACCAGGCGATCCAGTTCAAGCTGGCCGAAATGGCCACCAAGGTCGAAGCGGCGCATGCGATGATGGTAAATGCAGCGCGCAAAAAGGACTCCGGGGAACGAAACGACCTGGAGGCAGGGATGGCGAAGTACCTCGCCTCCGAGTACTGCAAGGAAGTCGTCGAGGACGCCTTCCGTATCCACGGCGGTTACGGCTTCTCCAAGGAGTACGAGATCGAGCGCCTCTACCGTGAGGCCCCGATGCTGCTGATCGGTGAAGGTACCGCCGAGATCCAGAAAATGATCATCGGGCGCCGACTCCTCGAGGAGTACCGTTTCCAGGGCTGA
- the pssA gene encoding CDP-diacylglycerol--serine O-phosphatidyltransferase produces MTVIDPDTQAGWVPEAEAEDDAEDMPLSMRLSIADTLTLGNATCGFMAVYFTTTGILIPHLTGSDESGMARHSAATAVILMLMAAVFDLFDGLVARKLRSSPMGAELDNLSDLISFGLAPAYFVLVYGMVADDAHQRVSALAAIVVLLAVVLRLARFSCVTMKDGMFQGMPSPFGALTVISIVLLELPFVPTLLAIIGVAWLMVSRVEYPKPRGVLAVAMLGWIVAAMGLLAAWAFDAPGGQLLLQTGCALQVVLGAVIPLFATARRVNTFRDNRREARAAQLP; encoded by the coding sequence TTGACCGTGATTGATCCTGATACTCAGGCCGGCTGGGTGCCGGAGGCCGAGGCGGAGGACGACGCCGAGGACATGCCGCTCTCCATGCGGCTGTCGATAGCGGACACCCTCACCCTCGGTAACGCCACCTGCGGATTCATGGCGGTGTACTTCACCACCACCGGAATCCTCATCCCGCACCTCACGGGCAGCGACGAGAGCGGCATGGCGCGGCACTCCGCGGCCACCGCCGTGATCCTCATGCTCATGGCCGCGGTCTTCGACCTGTTCGACGGCCTCGTGGCCCGCAAGCTGCGCTCCTCGCCGATGGGTGCCGAGCTGGACAACCTCTCGGACCTGATCAGCTTCGGGCTCGCCCCGGCGTACTTCGTCCTCGTGTACGGCATGGTCGCGGACGACGCACACCAGCGGGTCTCGGCGCTCGCGGCGATCGTCGTGCTGCTGGCGGTGGTGCTCAGGCTTGCCAGATTCTCCTGCGTGACCATGAAGGACGGCATGTTCCAGGGCATGCCGAGCCCCTTCGGAGCGCTCACGGTCATCTCGATCGTGCTCCTGGAGCTCCCCTTCGTGCCGACGCTGCTCGCGATCATCGGAGTGGCGTGGCTGATGGTCAGCCGGGTCGAGTACCCCAAGCCGCGGGGTGTCCTCGCGGTGGCGATGCTCGGCTGGATCGTGGCCGCGATGGGCCTGCTGGCCGCATGGGCGTTCGACGCCCCCGGCGGTCAGCTGCTGCTCCAGACCGGCTGCGCACTCCAGGTGGTCCTGGGAGCGGTCATCCCGCTCTTCGCGACCGCCCGCCGGGTGAACACCTTCCGCGACAACCGGCGCGAGGCACGGGCGGCACAGCTGCCGTAG
- a CDS encoding CHAT domain-containing protein, which translates to MSDWPLAIGVLGTLTMLFYFCAGDRLAGAAGGRMPWGMLGFVVSQMVQEGVWVFPGTTPSWYGPSTYAACAVSGAVSLVRLAPGGHQQRANPENDPTGAAERAGRGRERLREYAASDDLAVLDLAVDDLRTAVGKSVGHGPHPGYVTELVRALRMRYERLGRIQDLDETVRAGERTDAARGGRAVRGRLHSQLGAALRLRYDHLGAADDLARAVAAGREAVRLVPPRSPYHPGACGHLGAALHSDFLHTDDLAVLEEAVAQVSAAVEWADGRGYRRAADRATLCHLLVQRGRRTGSPVDLDRAVKLGREALESTAPGEALYATSLSNLGLALRTRDAMGADGTGPRTPADLDEAIGLSERALATVPADAPERAVFQVVAALALRDRARYDTDRAPEGSGAGRLGQALDAAREAAEHVRADVPTRLRAGLLWSDIAASAGRYGDATAAFETVIALLPRLAGRELRRADQEDRLGRYTGIAADAAACALAEGATERAVALLEQGRGVLLSRELDLRADIRELRARDPRLASAFEELRAALAGAPGERSPSAPDTGDPRSRRREQGERWDALLREIRALDGLAEFAGPPSPERLVAGAAEGAVVYLNVSRYRSDAVLITPDGIRSVPLRVTPEDAGHRQRALDAALAPRRATGEQERAAAVHEVLGWLWDTVAEPVLDALKDLHAAHEGPGPPRVWWVPTGSLALLPVHAAGHRDGSRALLDRVISSYTPTVRSLTTARAAPAGPAGPRAPLAVTMSRTPGLGPLAGAEAEARMVSRLFPGTVRLTDEEATRERVLRELPRHAWAHFACHAVADRDVPSRGGLLLHDHHRRALTVEDVSALDLGRPELAYLSSCETARTAPRHADEAIHLATAFQLAGYRQVVATLWPVQDAVGSVFAERVYTELAGAVRSGAPVDAAAAVHRATLAVRALCPNRPQFWASYLHVGC; encoded by the coding sequence ATGTCGGACTGGCCGCTGGCGATCGGTGTGCTCGGAACGCTGACGATGCTGTTCTACTTCTGCGCCGGTGACCGCCTGGCCGGCGCCGCCGGCGGGCGGATGCCCTGGGGCATGCTGGGTTTCGTCGTCTCGCAGATGGTCCAGGAGGGCGTCTGGGTCTTCCCCGGCACCACCCCCTCCTGGTACGGCCCGTCGACCTATGCCGCCTGTGCGGTGTCCGGCGCCGTCTCCCTCGTACGCCTGGCACCCGGCGGCCACCAGCAGCGGGCCAACCCGGAGAACGACCCGACGGGGGCCGCCGAGCGGGCGGGCCGGGGCCGGGAGCGGCTGCGGGAGTACGCCGCGTCCGACGACCTCGCCGTCCTCGACCTCGCGGTGGACGACCTGCGCACCGCCGTCGGCAAGAGCGTCGGACACGGCCCGCACCCCGGGTACGTCACCGAGCTCGTCCGGGCCCTGCGCATGCGGTACGAGCGGCTCGGCCGGATCCAGGACCTCGACGAAACGGTCCGGGCGGGCGAGCGGACGGACGCGGCCCGGGGCGGGCGGGCGGTCCGCGGCCGCCTGCACTCCCAGCTCGGGGCCGCGCTGCGGCTGCGCTACGACCACCTCGGCGCGGCGGACGACCTGGCGCGGGCCGTCGCCGCCGGCCGCGAGGCCGTCCGGCTGGTCCCGCCCCGCAGCCCGTACCACCCCGGTGCCTGCGGCCACCTCGGCGCCGCGCTGCACAGCGACTTTCTGCACACCGACGACCTCGCCGTCCTGGAGGAGGCCGTGGCCCAGGTGTCGGCGGCGGTGGAGTGGGCCGACGGGCGCGGCTACCGGCGCGCGGCGGACCGGGCCACGCTGTGCCACCTCCTCGTGCAGCGGGGCAGGCGGACCGGCAGCCCGGTGGACCTCGACCGGGCCGTGAAGCTGGGGCGGGAGGCCCTGGAGAGCACCGCTCCGGGCGAGGCGCTGTACGCGACGTCCCTGAGCAACCTCGGGCTGGCGCTGCGCACCCGCGACGCGATGGGCGCCGACGGCACCGGACCGCGGACCCCGGCCGACCTGGACGAGGCGATCGGGCTGAGCGAGCGGGCGCTGGCCACGGTTCCCGCCGACGCGCCCGAGCGGGCGGTCTTCCAGGTCGTCGCGGCCCTGGCGCTGCGGGACCGCGCCCGGTACGACACGGACCGCGCCCCGGAGGGATCCGGCGCCGGGAGACTGGGGCAGGCCCTCGACGCGGCACGGGAGGCGGCGGAGCACGTACGGGCCGATGTGCCGACGCGGCTGCGGGCCGGGCTGCTCTGGAGCGACATCGCGGCCTCGGCCGGCCGGTACGGGGACGCGACGGCGGCCTTCGAGACGGTCATCGCGCTGCTGCCCCGGCTGGCCGGCCGTGAGCTGCGGCGGGCCGACCAGGAGGACCGGCTCGGCCGGTACACCGGCATCGCGGCGGACGCCGCCGCGTGCGCCCTCGCCGAGGGGGCGACGGAGCGGGCGGTCGCCCTGCTCGAACAGGGCCGCGGGGTGCTGCTGTCCCGGGAGCTGGACCTGCGGGCCGACATCCGTGAGCTGCGGGCCCGCGATCCCCGGCTGGCGAGCGCGTTCGAGGAGCTGCGGGCCGCCCTGGCCGGGGCGCCCGGCGAACGGTCCCCGAGTGCCCCGGACACCGGGGACCCCCGGTCCCGGCGCCGGGAGCAGGGCGAGCGCTGGGACGCGCTGCTGCGCGAGATCCGCGCGCTCGACGGGCTCGCGGAGTTCGCGGGGCCGCCGTCCCCGGAGCGGCTGGTCGCCGGGGCGGCCGAGGGGGCCGTCGTCTACCTGAATGTGAGCCGGTACCGCTCCGATGCCGTGCTCATCACGCCCGACGGCATCCGCTCCGTCCCGCTGCGGGTGACCCCGGAGGACGCCGGGCACCGGCAGCGCGCCCTGGACGCCGCGCTGGCCCCCCGGCGCGCCACCGGTGAGCAGGAGAGGGCGGCGGCCGTCCACGAGGTGCTCGGCTGGCTGTGGGACACCGTCGCCGAACCCGTGCTCGACGCCCTGAAGGACCTGCACGCCGCGCACGAGGGGCCGGGGCCGCCCCGGGTGTGGTGGGTGCCGACCGGGTCGCTGGCGCTGCTGCCCGTGCACGCGGCGGGACACCGGGACGGCTCACGCGCCCTGCTGGACCGGGTGATCTCGTCCTACACCCCGACGGTGCGGTCGCTGACCACGGCCCGGGCCGCCCCGGCCGGCCCCGCCGGTCCCCGGGCGCCCCTCGCCGTCACCATGTCCCGCACCCCGGGCCTCGGACCGCTGGCGGGCGCCGAGGCGGAGGCGCGAATGGTGAGCCGGCTCTTCCCGGGCACGGTCCGGCTCACCGACGAGGAAGCGACGCGCGAGCGGGTGCTGCGGGAGCTGCCGCGACACGCCTGGGCGCACTTCGCCTGCCACGCGGTGGCCGACCGTGACGTGCCCTCGCGCGGCGGGCTGCTGCTGCACGACCACCACCGGCGGGCGCTGACCGTCGAGGACGTGTCGGCCCTCGATCTGGGCCGTCCCGAGCTCGCCTATCTCTCCTCGTGCGAGACCGCTCGCACCGCGCCCCGCCACGCGGACGAGGCCATCCATCTGGCCACGGCGTTCCAGCTGGCGGGCTACCGCCAGGTCGTCGCGACGCTGTGGCCGGTGCAGGACGCGGTCGGCTCGGTCTTCGCCGAGCGGGTCTACACGGAGCTCGCGGGCGCGGTACGGTCCGGCGCGCCGGTCGACGCGGCGGCAGCCGTGCACCGCGCCACCCTGGCCGTCCGCGCGCTGTGCCCGAACCGGCCGCAGTTCTGGGCGAGCTATCTGCACGTGGGGTGCTGA
- a CDS encoding bifunctional serine/threonine-protein kinase/ABC transporter substrate-binding protein: MEPLRSTDPARIAGYRILGRLGAGGMGVVVLGRSPGGSLAAIKVIRAEYADDAGFRTRFGREVAIARQVRTRWAVPVVDADTEAAAPWLATEFVPGPSLSEAVGAGSPLPEGSVRALGAMLAEALEAVHAAGLVHRDVKPGNVLLGLDGPRLIDFGIARALDDTVLTATDAIVGSPGFLSPEQAQGRRIGPPSDIFSLGCVLVYAATGRRPFGSGPAEAMLFRTVHDPADLTGLPAGLLPLAEACLSKDPARRPDAGTIRRALAQDAPGGSWLPAPVTHLIAERSARMLSLPDIEATRLDARTDDAPHTTAQVPQAQPRRRFLAYAAGGVVVAAGGSVAAWLASSGDARTKGGGKDGDGSPQARPELHIGLQADLTGPSAALGKGQERAARLAVEEHNARADAPFALKLTSVDDRGQDARAAAAVRRLAADPKTVAVLGATGTSAAREALTAYDEAGLPVVSVVDGDTTHLGRIFLCARPNDAMQMLPVSQYLGAHGLDDIALVDNGTEYGRQATRFLSEALRGNGRTVRAETVRTDARDVGASAARIAAGRPGAVVHGGAWQDAARFARALADAGYRGPRIATQAVHDPRFVREAGAAAEGWLVVSTSADPETVPSVRRFATAYRKRFGAAPPLFAAEAYDAVGLIAACAEGLKREKVTRQDLLPVLRTTTFKGVSKSYAFEPANGMYAGTGVFIYRVERGRFGYLGMDGRRI, encoded by the coding sequence ATGGAACCGTTGCGCTCCACGGACCCGGCGCGTATCGCCGGGTACCGCATCCTCGGCCGGCTCGGTGCCGGCGGCATGGGCGTCGTGGTGCTCGGCCGCTCACCGGGCGGTTCGCTGGCCGCCATCAAGGTGATCCGCGCCGAGTACGCGGACGACGCCGGGTTCCGTACCCGCTTCGGCCGCGAGGTGGCCATCGCCCGGCAGGTCCGCACCCGCTGGGCGGTGCCCGTGGTCGACGCGGACACGGAGGCGGCGGCGCCCTGGCTGGCGACCGAGTTCGTGCCGGGGCCCTCGCTCAGCGAGGCGGTCGGGGCCGGCTCGCCGCTGCCCGAGGGCAGTGTGCGGGCGCTCGGCGCCATGCTGGCCGAGGCGCTGGAGGCCGTCCACGCGGCGGGTCTGGTGCACCGGGACGTCAAGCCGGGCAATGTGCTGCTCGGCCTGGACGGGCCCCGGCTGATCGACTTCGGGATCGCCCGCGCCCTGGACGACACCGTGCTGACGGCGACCGACGCCATCGTCGGCTCACCGGGCTTCCTCTCGCCTGAGCAGGCCCAGGGGCGCCGGATCGGGCCGCCGAGCGACATCTTCTCGCTGGGCTGTGTGCTGGTGTACGCGGCCACCGGGCGGCGGCCTTTCGGCAGCGGTCCGGCCGAGGCGATGCTGTTCCGTACGGTGCACGATCCGGCGGATCTGACGGGGCTGCCCGCCGGGCTGCTGCCGCTGGCCGAGGCGTGTCTGTCCAAGGATCCGGCGCGCCGCCCGGACGCCGGGACGATCCGGCGGGCGCTGGCGCAGGACGCGCCGGGCGGGAGCTGGCTGCCCGCACCGGTCACGCATCTGATCGCCGAGCGTTCGGCGCGGATGCTGAGCCTGCCCGACATCGAGGCGACCCGGCTGGACGCCCGTACCGACGACGCCCCGCACACCACCGCGCAGGTGCCGCAGGCGCAGCCCCGGCGGCGGTTCCTGGCGTACGCGGCCGGGGGCGTCGTCGTCGCGGCCGGCGGCTCGGTCGCGGCCTGGCTCGCGTCGTCCGGAGACGCGCGGACGAAGGGGGGCGGCAAGGACGGCGACGGGAGCCCCCAGGCCCGGCCGGAGCTGCACATCGGGCTGCAGGCGGATCTCACCGGGCCGTCGGCGGCGCTCGGCAAGGGGCAGGAACGGGCGGCGCGGCTGGCGGTCGAGGAGCACAACGCCCGCGCGGACGCGCCGTTCGCGCTGAAGCTGACGTCGGTCGACGACCGGGGCCAGGACGCCCGGGCCGCGGCGGCGGTGCGTCGACTGGCCGCCGATCCGAAGACGGTGGCCGTGCTGGGGGCGACCGGTACCTCTGCGGCGCGGGAGGCGCTGACCGCGTACGACGAGGCCGGGCTGCCGGTGGTCAGCGTGGTCGACGGCGACACCACCCATCTGGGCCGGATCTTCCTCTGCGCCCGTCCCAACGACGCGATGCAGATGCTGCCGGTGTCGCAGTACCTCGGCGCGCACGGCCTGGACGACATCGCGCTGGTGGACAACGGCACGGAGTACGGCAGGCAGGCGACCCGGTTCCTGAGCGAGGCGCTGCGGGGCAACGGCCGTACGGTGCGCGCCGAGACGGTGCGCACGGACGCCCGGGACGTCGGGGCCAGTGCGGCGCGGATCGCGGCCGGGCGGCCCGGGGCGGTGGTGCACGGCGGTGCCTGGCAGGACGCGGCGCGGTTCGCGCGGGCGCTCGCGGACGCCGGGTACCGGGGGCCGAGAATCGCCACCCAGGCGGTGCACGACCCCCGGTTCGTGCGGGAGGCCGGGGCGGCGGCCGAGGGGTGGCTCGTGGTGTCCACCTCGGCCGATCCGGAGACGGTGCCCTCGGTGCGCCGGTTCGCGACGGCGTACCGCAAACGGTTCGGCGCGGCTCCCCCGCTGTTCGCCGCGGAGGCCTACGACGCGGTGGGGCTGATCGCCGCGTGCGCCGAGGGGCTGAAGCGGGAGAAGGTGACGCGGCAGGATCTGCTGCCCGTGCTGCGGACCACCACGTTCAAGGGCGTGTCCAAGAGCTATGCCTTCGAGCCGGCGAACGGAATGTACGCCGGGACGGGCGTGTTCATCTACCGGGTCGAGCGGGGCCGGTTCGGCTATCTGGGCATGGACGGCCGCAGAATCTGA
- a CDS encoding CoA ester lyase, whose product MTTPTAPVNRLRPRRSCLAVPGSNPRFLEKAQGLPADQVFLDLEDACAPLAKEGARHHIVDALNNGDWTGKTRVVRVNDWTTHWTYRDVITVVEGAGPNLDCIMLPKVQDAQQVVALDLLLTQIEKTMGFEAGKIGIEAQIENAKGLVNIDDIAAASPRLETLIFGPADFMASINMKTLVVGQQPPGYPADAYHYILMRILMAARTHDLQAIDGPFLQIRDVDAYREVAGRAAALGFDGKWVLHPGQVDAANEVFSPSQEDYDHAELILDAYDWCTSEEGGKKGSAMLGDEMIDEASRKMALVIAGKGRAAGMQRTSKFEAPEA is encoded by the coding sequence ATGACCACGCCCACCGCCCCCGTGAACCGGCTGCGCCCGCGCCGCTCGTGTCTGGCCGTGCCGGGTTCCAACCCGCGGTTCCTGGAGAAGGCCCAGGGCCTCCCGGCCGACCAGGTGTTCCTGGACCTGGAGGACGCCTGCGCCCCGCTCGCCAAGGAGGGCGCCCGGCACCACATCGTCGACGCGCTGAACAACGGCGACTGGACGGGCAAGACCCGGGTCGTGCGGGTCAACGACTGGACGACGCACTGGACGTACCGCGACGTCATCACGGTCGTGGAGGGCGCGGGCCCCAACCTCGACTGCATCATGCTGCCCAAGGTCCAGGACGCCCAGCAGGTCGTCGCGCTGGATCTGCTGCTCACCCAGATCGAGAAGACGATGGGCTTCGAGGCCGGGAAGATCGGCATCGAGGCGCAGATCGAGAACGCCAAGGGCCTCGTCAACATCGACGACATCGCCGCCGCCTCGCCCCGGCTGGAGACCCTGATCTTCGGCCCGGCCGACTTCATGGCCTCGATCAACATGAAGACCCTGGTCGTCGGCCAGCAGCCGCCCGGCTACCCGGCAGACGCCTACCACTACATCCTCATGCGCATCCTGATGGCCGCCCGGACCCACGACCTCCAGGCGATCGACGGCCCCTTCCTGCAGATCCGCGACGTGGACGCCTACCGCGAGGTCGCCGGCCGTGCCGCCGCCCTCGGCTTCGACGGCAAGTGGGTGCTGCACCCCGGCCAGGTCGACGCCGCCAACGAGGTGTTCTCGCCCTCGCAGGAGGACTACGACCACGCCGAGCTGATCCTCGACGCCTACGACTGGTGCACATCCGAGGAGGGCGGCAAGAAGGGCTCCGCGATGCTCGGCGACGAGATGATCGACGAGGCCAGCCGCAAGATGGCGCTGGTCATCGCGGGCAAGGGCCGCGCGGCCGGCATGCAGCGCACCTCCAAGTTCGAAGCCCCGGAGGCCTGA
- a CDS encoding DUF6338 family protein — translation MGQAPSTVLQIMLLVLVVLPGITYQFLRERMRGPVPGERDLGERVLRAVAASVVLDTLYLVVAGPQLVRFARHTGTGGWEAAARQPRSAGLLGLALFVVVPALAAAAVTRWQRRLRPARYGSTPTAWDHLFRRSGPCFVRMRLRDGAWVGGWYGNRSYATSYPQPPEIYLESAWLMNPDGSFVRPVRDSAGLHIRAADTDVLELLHPPTEGPPPDTTPAAVPAARSGEEPT, via the coding sequence ATGGGACAGGCGCCCTCCACCGTGCTCCAGATCATGCTGCTGGTACTGGTCGTCCTGCCGGGCATCACCTACCAGTTCCTCCGGGAGCGGATGCGCGGACCCGTCCCCGGCGAACGCGACCTGGGCGAGCGGGTGCTGCGGGCCGTCGCGGCCTCCGTCGTCCTGGACACCCTGTATCTGGTCGTGGCGGGACCCCAGCTGGTCCGCTTCGCCCGGCACACGGGCACGGGTGGCTGGGAGGCCGCCGCCCGGCAGCCCCGGTCGGCCGGACTGCTCGGGCTCGCGCTGTTCGTCGTGGTCCCGGCCCTCGCGGCCGCAGCCGTCACGCGTTGGCAGCGGCGGCTGCGGCCCGCGCGCTACGGCTCGACGCCCACCGCCTGGGACCACCTGTTCCGCCGCTCCGGCCCCTGCTTCGTCCGCATGCGGCTGCGGGACGGCGCCTGGGTGGGCGGCTGGTACGGGAACAGGTCGTACGCCACCTCGTATCCGCAGCCGCCCGAGATCTACCTCGAATCCGCCTGGCTGATGAATCCGGACGGCAGCTTCGTGCGGCCCGTCCGCGACAGCGCCGGCCTGCACATCCGCGCGGCCGACACCGATGTCCTGGAACTGCTCCACCCGCCCACCGAGGGGCCGCCGCCCGACACCACCCCGGCGGCCGTCCCCGCCGCCCGATCCGGTGAGGAGCCGACATGA
- a CDS encoding phosphatidylserine decarboxylase, which produces MPDSHTPAPRGGVRIARGASPWLLPTVATAALSLTRARRSGRWAAVAVPTTALAAGMLWFFRDPEREITEGRVISPADGVVQSIMPWKDGRTRVAIFMSPLNVHVNRAPLAGTVTSVEHVPGGFVPAFNKESENNERVVWHFDTELGDIEMVQIAGAVARRIVPYIPQGTKVEQGERIGLIRFGSRVDIYLPEGVDVAVEVGQATTAGVTRIDRD; this is translated from the coding sequence ATGCCCGACAGTCATACTCCTGCACCACGCGGCGGGGTCCGCATCGCACGCGGAGCTTCGCCGTGGCTCCTGCCGACCGTCGCCACCGCCGCCCTCAGCCTGACCCGCGCCCGCAGGTCCGGGCGCTGGGCGGCGGTAGCCGTGCCCACCACCGCGCTCGCGGCGGGCATGCTGTGGTTCTTCCGTGACCCCGAGCGCGAGATCACCGAGGGCCGCGTCATCTCTCCGGCCGACGGCGTGGTGCAGAGCATCATGCCGTGGAAGGACGGGCGTACCCGCGTCGCGATCTTCATGAGCCCGCTGAACGTCCACGTCAACCGCGCGCCCCTGGCCGGCACGGTGACCTCGGTCGAGCACGTCCCCGGTGGTTTCGTGCCGGCGTTCAACAAGGAGAGCGAGAACAACGAGCGCGTTGTCTGGCACTTCGACACCGAGCTCGGTGACATCGAGATGGTGCAGATCGCCGGAGCCGTCGCCCGCCGCATCGTCCCCTACATCCCGCAGGGCACCAAGGTCGAGCAGGGCGAACGCATCGGCCTGATCCGCTTCGGATCGCGTGTCGACATCTACCTTCCGGAAGGTGTGGACGTCGCGGTCGAGGTCGGCCAGGCCACCACCGCGGGGGTGACTCGCATTGACCGTGATTGA
- a CDS encoding MaoC family dehydratase, whose protein sequence is MQFGRTYEEFEIGAVYKHWPGKTVTEYDDHLFCLLTMNHHPLHMDSNYAESTTDFGKNVVVGNYIYSLLLGMSVPDVSGKAIANLEVESLKHVAPTFHGDTIYGETTVLDKTPSKSRSDRGIVYVETTGYKQDGTLVCVFRRKVMVPTETYIKERGGEQPGRPEPKRPSPKNVEKQS, encoded by the coding sequence ATGCAGTTCGGACGCACATACGAGGAATTCGAGATCGGTGCCGTCTACAAGCACTGGCCCGGAAAGACGGTCACCGAATACGACGACCACCTCTTCTGTCTGCTGACCATGAATCATCACCCGCTGCACATGGACAGCAACTACGCGGAGAGCACCACCGATTTCGGCAAGAACGTTGTCGTCGGCAACTACATCTACTCGCTGCTGCTCGGGATGTCGGTGCCGGACGTCTCCGGAAAGGCCATCGCCAATCTGGAGGTCGAGTCGCTGAAGCACGTCGCGCCGACCTTCCACGGCGACACGATCTACGGCGAGACGACGGTCCTGGACAAGACCCCGTCGAAGTCCAGGAGCGACCGCGGGATCGTCTACGTGGAGACCACGGGCTATAAGCAGGACGGCACGCTGGTCTGTGTGTTCCGCCGCAAGGTCATGGTCCCCACCGAGACGTACATCAAGGAGCGCGGCGGGGAGCAGCCCGGCCGCCCGGAGCCGAAGCGGCCCTCGCCGAAGAACGTGGAGAAGCAGTCATGA